CAGAAAGGTTTTGGAAGACCTTTCCACAGCATCTGAAAAAATGTTTATGACCCGGCTGATAGAAGTTTTTTCAAAGCCTCCTTTATTCCCTATAGAATTGTAGGAGATAATCACCTGAATCAGGATAATAAAGTAAAGCCCCGATTTAATTCCTGATATTTTCAGATCTTTTAAAGTATAGTTCTGGAGGATTTTAAAACTATCCTCATCCTGAGGTAATGTAGGAGGAGTGTAGCCACAGTTTTCTTCGGTGCAGCGTTCTGTATTTCTGTTTTTGGCGACAAATTGATATACGGATTTTCCCAAATGATAGATCCCGGGAACTCTTAAAAACCAACTGATCGGTTTTAGATAGATAATAGAATCAAAAACCTGAATATAGGTATCTAATCCTTTATAAATTTTTCCATTTCTGATAGAATGAATATCATTCAAAAGATCATCAACGGGTATGTTTTTTAGCAATTCCTCCTGTTCAGCATAATACTGCACCGTTTTAAAATCTATTCTTCCGGCAATATCAAAATGTTGAATGATAATCTTTGTACGGTTACACAAAGGGCATTCACCATCATAATAAAATACCATTTTTTTTGGGGTCCTGCTTGTTGCAAATAGTTTTTCCCAACATGCAACAGGAACCATTAATAAATATATAGAGCACATCCCTAATCCAAACCAGGGGATAGGATAGCAGACAGATATTCCCAGATGTAAACCTAAACCAATAATGAGTAAAGGGACACGCCATTTTTTACGGAAAAAAGTAAAAATAAATATCAGTTCGAAGAGTAACGTAAGGTACCCCAAAAATAGCATCAGATATTCCTGATCCAAAATATCCGGAATAGAAAAAAAGTTGGTAAAAGGAAAGCTGGTAGGATACCATACTCCTAAACCTCTAGTCCAGTAAGAAGATGAAGATTTGTAAAATATAGAGTCAAAATATACAAATGCAATCCCAATAAAAATGGGTATAAGATAGCTTAGAACGCTTACTTTTTTAGGAGGCTCATAGGTAAAACGGGTATTGGAATATTTTAGCTTTAGAATAAGACGGTCTAATGACAAATTTCTTGATATGGGTAAAAATAAAATCAGGAAATTGATCCCAAGGTAAGCATAAAACATATGGTATTCATAAGTGTTGATGCTTCCAATGAGAATAATGGTCATCAGATAATTGATAATGGTTGCTAATCTGGTAAAGAGGCCGAATATAATAAAGATGATAGCGATCATCCAGATTTTAATAGGAATTCCAAAATCAATTTCTGCGGGGTTTATGAAAGGTACTTTATCAAAAATCAAATGTCTGAAATAATTGAATTGAGTAACACTGCATAATAATACCAATGAATAAACAATTCTGAATATAGCGAGCCCCAATCCTGAGATTTTTTTATTATATAATCTTTTAATCATTCTGTTCTAATATTTTTGAGAATATTGCTGAGGCATACTCATACGATGAAAATTCTTCTACCTGCTTTACCGCATTTTTAGAAAATACGCTGTAAGAATCTTTATCCAATTCAAAAATCTTTTTTATTCCGTCTGCTAATTTTCGGCTGTCTTTCAATGGTGCTTT
This sequence is a window from Chryseobacterium culicis. Protein-coding genes within it:
- a CDS encoding DCC1-like thiol-disulfide oxidoreductase family protein, which translates into the protein MIKRLYNKKISGLGLAIFRIVYSLVLLCSVTQFNYFRHLIFDKVPFINPAEIDFGIPIKIWMIAIIFIIFGLFTRLATIINYLMTIILIGSINTYEYHMFYAYLGINFLILFLPISRNLSLDRLILKLKYSNTRFTYEPPKKVSVLSYLIPIFIGIAFVYFDSIFYKSSSSYWTRGLGVWYPTSFPFTNFFSIPDILDQEYLMLFLGYLTLLFELIFIFTFFRKKWRVPLLIIGLGLHLGISVCYPIPWFGLGMCSIYLLMVPVACWEKLFATSRTPKKMVFYYDGECPLCNRTKIIIQHFDIAGRIDFKTVQYYAEQEELLKNIPVDDLLNDIHSIRNGKIYKGLDTYIQVFDSIIYLKPISWFLRVPGIYHLGKSVYQFVAKNRNTERCTEENCGYTPPTLPQDEDSFKILQNYTLKDLKISGIKSGLYFIILIQVIISYNSIGNKGGFEKTSISRVINIFSDAVERSSKTFLGITHHAVFMDYHFKNYNHIVAISYMDKKGNETWLPIIKKDGTPGTALYYGPVWVKWSFRVNNNEINQSNLKKGIRDFTAFWAYQNNINLDDAKFIIKLKKIDTTPYHWEKGFLKKQMGKPWTDVGVATWNNKKYSIQIPEIETL